The following are from one region of the Vibrio hyugaensis genome:
- a CDS encoding DUF1353 domain-containing protein, whose product MKYKKRQAYKYNLHSEEQIETGITLAQPFDSPFLSLSKQGLLTIKKGYSWDGASGPAIDTKNILKASLVHDALYQLMREEVLPQSSREQADRLLRQICLEHGMSNFRATYIYYGVRVFGGCFSKPDLLSA is encoded by the coding sequence ATGAAGTACAAAAAGCGTCAGGCATACAAATACAACCTTCATTCCGAAGAACAGATTGAAACCGGTATTACCCTCGCGCAGCCTTTCGATAGTCCGTTTCTGAGTCTATCTAAGCAAGGTTTGCTGACGATTAAGAAAGGTTACTCATGGGATGGGGCGAGTGGCCCAGCGATTGATACCAAGAACATCCTCAAAGCGTCTTTGGTGCATGATGCGTTGTATCAGCTAATGAGGGAGGAAGTATTACCGCAAAGCAGTCGAGAGCAAGCGGATAGGCTTCTACGTCAAATATGTCTCGAACACGGCATGTCGAACTTTAGGGCGACGTACATCTACTACGGAGTAAGAGTATTTGGCGGATGTTTTTCCAAACCGGATCTGTTATCTGCCTGA
- a CDS encoding GNAT family N-acetyltransferase: MTIRYEEHPPSPQEYCEMRVKAGLSPKSLKAAEIGLPNSLYGVSIRDGEVLIAMGRVVGDGACNFEIVDIAVDPSYQGKGLGRKVMEYIDGYLSSAALEGSYVSMIADEPVFYEKLGYRLVAPKSQGMTKKFKPRK; encoded by the coding sequence ATGACAATAAGATATGAAGAACATCCCCCAAGCCCACAAGAGTACTGTGAGATGCGTGTAAAAGCAGGCTTATCTCCAAAGTCTTTAAAAGCCGCAGAGATTGGCTTGCCGAACTCGCTTTATGGCGTATCCATCCGAGATGGTGAAGTGTTGATCGCAATGGGTCGAGTGGTTGGTGATGGCGCATGTAACTTTGAAATTGTGGATATCGCGGTCGATCCTAGCTATCAAGGAAAAGGCTTAGGAAGGAAAGTGATGGAATACATAGATGGCTACCTGTCGTCAGCAGCGCTAGAAGGCTCTTATGTTTCTATGATTGCGGATGAGCCAGTCTTCTATGAAAAACTTGGATACCGTTTAGTGGCACCAAAAAGTCAGGGGATGACAAAGAAGTTTAAACCACGCAAATAG
- the fadE gene encoding acyl-CoA dehydrogenase FadE, whose amino-acid sequence MDILLSIVAMTVVLGITLYHRMSLVKSVSLLTAAMLALTIAGSVGVIGWALYVLAVAVFAVSGIRQSLISRKALVMFKKVLPAMSQTEKEALDAGTVWWEAELFKGKPEWEKLHAIKAPKLSKEERAFLDGPVNEVCAMVNDYQVTHELADLPPEVWQYLKDNKFFAMIIKKKYGGLEFSAYAQSLVLQKLTGVSGVLSSTVGVPNSLGPGELLQHYGTEEQKNHYLPRLAEGKEIPCFALTSPEAGSDAGSIPDFGVVCKGEWEGEEVLGMRLTWNKRYITLAPVATVLGLAFKLRDPEGLLGDQEDLGITCALIPTNLKGVEIGNRHFPLNVPFQNGPTRAKDVFVPMDFIIGGEKMAGQGWRMLVECLSVGRGITLPSNSTGGIKTAAMATGAYSRIRRQFKQPIGHMEGVEEPLARLGGNAYVMDAASNLTVAGIDLGEKPSVISAIVKYHCTHRGQQSIIDAMDIVGGKGICMGPSNFLARGYQGAPIAVTVEGANILTRSMIIFGQGAIRCHPYVLEEMNAAYSDAGDAVEKFDKALAGHVSFTMSNLVRSIWFGLSDGLGSTSPTKDATKRYYQQLNRYSANLALLSDISMAVLGGSLKRKERLSARLGDILSQLYLSSATLKRFEQDGRPVEDLPLVHWGLQDSLKQSEAAIDEFLANFPNKAIGRALRVLIMPFGRVRKAPSDKLDSKVARILQTPSATRSRIGRGQYLEPTEHNAAGKIELALSVILQAEPVFDKICKAQGKRRPFMRLDMIAQEGLEQGVITQEEADLLREAEQHRLDTINVDDFEPELLAAKPLYPQMENVA is encoded by the coding sequence ATGGACATCTTGCTCTCAATCGTAGCGATGACAGTTGTGTTAGGCATAACGCTCTACCACAGAATGTCTCTCGTGAAATCCGTCAGTCTGCTAACTGCTGCCATGCTAGCACTGACGATCGCAGGCTCAGTTGGTGTTATTGGCTGGGCACTTTATGTACTTGCCGTTGCGGTATTCGCCGTGTCGGGCATTCGCCAATCACTGATCAGTCGCAAAGCGCTCGTGATGTTTAAGAAAGTCCTACCTGCTATGTCTCAGACCGAGAAAGAAGCATTGGACGCTGGTACGGTCTGGTGGGAAGCGGAGCTATTCAAAGGCAAACCTGAATGGGAAAAGCTTCACGCAATCAAAGCGCCTAAGCTGAGCAAAGAAGAGCGTGCATTCCTAGATGGCCCAGTTAACGAAGTGTGTGCCATGGTGAACGACTACCAAGTCACTCACGAGCTTGCAGATTTGCCACCAGAAGTATGGCAATACCTGAAAGACAACAAGTTCTTCGCCATGATCATCAAAAAGAAATACGGTGGTCTGGAATTCTCTGCATACGCGCAATCTTTGGTACTGCAAAAACTGACTGGCGTTTCTGGCGTGCTGTCTTCTACCGTTGGCGTACCGAACTCATTAGGTCCTGGTGAACTCCTGCAGCACTACGGTACAGAAGAGCAGAAAAATCATTACTTACCTCGCTTGGCTGAAGGTAAAGAGATCCCATGTTTTGCACTGACTAGCCCAGAAGCAGGTTCCGATGCTGGCTCTATTCCAGATTTCGGTGTGGTATGTAAAGGTGAATGGGAAGGCGAAGAAGTCTTAGGCATGCGCCTAACTTGGAATAAACGTTACATCACACTGGCACCTGTCGCGACGGTACTTGGCCTAGCCTTTAAACTGCGTGACCCTGAAGGTCTGCTTGGCGATCAAGAAGATCTTGGTATCACTTGTGCCCTAATCCCAACAAACCTTAAAGGTGTTGAGATTGGTAACCGTCATTTCCCACTTAACGTACCATTCCAAAATGGTCCGACTCGCGCAAAAGATGTGTTTGTACCAATGGACTTCATCATCGGTGGCGAGAAAATGGCTGGTCAAGGCTGGCGTATGCTGGTTGAGTGTCTATCAGTCGGTCGTGGTATCACGCTACCTTCTAACTCAACGGGCGGCATCAAAACCGCTGCGATGGCAACAGGCGCTTACTCACGCATTCGTCGTCAGTTCAAACAACCTATCGGTCACATGGAAGGCGTAGAAGAACCATTAGCTCGTCTAGGTGGTAATGCCTACGTGATGGATGCAGCAAGCAACCTAACCGTGGCAGGTATCGACCTAGGTGAAAAACCTTCTGTTATCTCGGCTATCGTGAAGTACCACTGTACGCATCGTGGCCAACAAAGCATCATCGACGCGATGGATATCGTAGGTGGTAAAGGCATCTGTATGGGTCCTTCTAACTTCCTAGCACGTGGTTACCAAGGTGCACCAATCGCGGTAACGGTAGAAGGTGCCAACATCCTAACTCGTTCAATGATCATCTTCGGTCAAGGCGCAATTCGTTGTCACCCTTACGTTCTTGAAGAGATGAATGCCGCTTACTCTGACGCTGGCGATGCGGTTGAGAAGTTCGACAAAGCACTAGCGGGTCACGTGAGCTTCACCATGAGTAACCTAGTTCGCAGCATCTGGTTTGGTCTAAGTGATGGTCTAGGCTCAACGTCACCAACCAAAGACGCAACCAAGCGTTACTACCAACAATTGAACCGTTACAGCGCAAACCTTGCTCTGCTATCGGATATCTCGATGGCAGTACTAGGTGGTTCGTTGAAGCGTAAAGAGCGTCTGTCTGCGCGTCTTGGTGACATTTTAAGTCAGCTATACTTGAGCTCTGCAACATTGAAACGCTTCGAGCAGGATGGCCGCCCTGTTGAAGATTTGCCATTGGTACATTGGGGCTTGCAAGACAGCTTAAAACAAAGCGAAGCTGCCATTGATGAGTTCCTAGCAAACTTCCCGAACAAAGCGATTGGTCGTGCACTGCGTGTATTGATCATGCCATTTGGCCGAGTGCGCAAAGCACCAAGCGATAAGCTAGACAGTAAAGTGGCGCGTATTCTACAAACGCCAAGTGCAACACGTTCACGTATTGGTCGTGGTCAGTACCTAGAACCAACAGAACACAACGCTGCAGGTAAAATTGAGTTGGCACTGTCTGTGATCCTTCAAGCTGAGCCTGTGTTCGACAAAATATGTAAAGCGCAAGGCAAACGCCGTCCATTCATGCGTTTGGATATGATTGCTCAAGAAGGTCTAGAACAAGGCGTAATCACTCAGGAAGAAGCAGATCTGCTAAGAGAAGCGGAACAGCATCGCCTAGACACCATCAACGTAGACGATTTTGAGCCAGAGCTATTGGCCGCAAAGCCGCTTTACCCTCAGATGGAAAACGTCGCTTAA
- the lpcA gene encoding D-sedoheptulose 7-phosphate isomerase, which produces MYQDLIRSELNEAAEVLNKFLSDDHNIAQIEAAAKMIADSFKQDGKVLSCGNGGSHCDSMHFAEELTGRYRENRPGYAGIAISDPSHLSCVSNDFGYDFVFSRYVEAVGRKGDVLFGLSTSGNSGNILKAIEAAQAKGMKTIALTGKDGGKMAGLADIEIRVPHFGYADRIQEVHIKIIHIIIQLIEKEME; this is translated from the coding sequence ATGTACCAAGATCTGATTAGAAGTGAATTAAACGAAGCTGCTGAAGTTCTGAATAAGTTTTTAAGTGATGACCACAACATCGCGCAAATCGAAGCGGCAGCAAAAATGATTGCTGACTCATTCAAGCAAGATGGTAAAGTGTTGTCATGCGGTAACGGTGGTTCTCACTGTGACTCTATGCACTTTGCAGAAGAGCTAACAGGTCGTTACCGTGAAAACCGTCCAGGTTACGCTGGTATTGCTATTTCAGATCCAAGCCACCTATCTTGCGTTAGTAACGACTTTGGCTACGATTTTGTATTCTCTCGTTACGTTGAAGCAGTAGGCCGCAAAGGCGATGTTCTGTTTGGTTTGTCGACGTCAGGCAACTCAGGCAACATCCTAAAAGCGATTGAAGCCGCGCAAGCGAAAGGCATGAAGACAATTGCGCTGACCGGTAAAGATGGCGGCAAAATGGCTGGCCTAGCGGACATCGAGATTCGCGTACCACACTTTGGTTACGCAGACCGCATTCAGGAAGTACACATTAAGATTATTCACATCATCATTCAGTTGATTGAAAAAGAGATGGAATAA
- a CDS encoding class II glutamine amidotransferase, with the protein MCELLGMSANVPTDICFSFTGLMQRGGRTGPHRDGWGITFYEGKGFRTFKDPNPSCDSQIAELVQNYPIKSRAVVSHIRQANRGGVNLENTHPFTRELWGRYWTFAHNGQLSDYQDLYTGRHRPVGETDSEMAFCWLLKQMEDKYPEPPQDMESVFTYVAQCCDKLRDKGVFNMLLSDGEFVMTYCTNHLYWITRRAPFGKAALLDEDVEINFQEETTPNDVVSVIATQPLTGNEAWQRMKPGEFGLFHVGELVLNNAKALEDVPFAAPKPGNQAPTEPLK; encoded by the coding sequence ATGTGTGAATTGCTCGGCATGAGCGCAAATGTTCCAACCGATATTTGTTTCAGTTTTACTGGATTGATGCAGCGCGGTGGTCGCACTGGACCGCATCGTGATGGCTGGGGAATTACTTTCTATGAAGGAAAGGGTTTCCGAACATTCAAAGATCCAAACCCTAGTTGTGATTCTCAGATCGCTGAGTTGGTGCAGAACTACCCGATAAAAAGTCGTGCGGTGGTTAGCCACATTCGCCAAGCAAACCGAGGCGGAGTGAACTTAGAGAACACGCACCCATTTACGCGTGAGCTGTGGGGACGCTACTGGACTTTTGCACACAATGGTCAGCTGAGTGACTACCAAGATTTGTATACGGGTCGTCACCGTCCGGTGGGAGAAACCGACAGCGAAATGGCTTTCTGTTGGTTGCTCAAACAGATGGAAGATAAATACCCTGAGCCACCTCAGGATATGGAATCGGTCTTTACTTATGTTGCTCAGTGTTGCGATAAGTTGAGAGACAAGGGCGTGTTTAACATGCTGCTCAGTGACGGTGAGTTTGTGATGACTTACTGTACCAACCATCTGTATTGGATTACGCGTCGCGCACCATTTGGCAAAGCGGCTCTATTGGATGAAGATGTCGAAATCAACTTCCAAGAAGAGACCACGCCAAATGATGTGGTTTCTGTGATTGCGACTCAGCCATTAACGGGCAATGAGGCATGGCAACGAATGAAACCGGGTGAGTTTGGTTTATTCCATGTCGGTGAATTGGTGTTGAATAATGCCAAGGCTCTGGAGGATGTACCCTTTGCCGCGCCGAAGCCGGGTAACCAAGCACCGACCGAACCGTTGAAGTGA
- the purN gene encoding phosphoribosylglycinamide formyltransferase: protein MKNIVVLISGNGSNLQAILEACEDSMPNAQVAAVFSNKADAYGLERAKQFDVNGHFVDPKAFESREDFDAELMKQIDEYQPDVIVLAGYMRILSGAFVSHYLGKMINIHPSLLPKYPGLHTHQGAIDAGDKEHGTSVHFVTEELDGGPVVLQAKVPVFEDDDTDALAARVQTQEHKIYPMVTKWLADERLTMRDGKAYLDGFELGEHGYADE, encoded by the coding sequence ATGAAAAACATAGTGGTCCTCATTTCGGGTAACGGCAGTAACCTTCAAGCCATCTTGGAAGCTTGCGAAGACAGTATGCCAAATGCACAAGTCGCAGCGGTGTTCTCCAACAAAGCTGACGCTTATGGTTTAGAGCGCGCAAAACAGTTTGATGTGAATGGGCATTTTGTCGATCCAAAAGCATTCGAATCCCGTGAAGACTTTGATGCTGAACTGATGAAACAAATCGATGAATACCAACCGGACGTGATTGTACTTGCAGGTTACATGCGTATTCTCAGTGGCGCGTTTGTTTCCCACTACCTGGGTAAAATGATCAACATCCACCCTTCCCTTTTGCCTAAGTATCCGGGGCTACACACCCACCAGGGCGCTATTGATGCTGGCGACAAAGAACACGGCACCAGCGTACACTTTGTCACAGAAGAGTTAGACGGCGGCCCTGTGGTACTACAAGCCAAAGTACCCGTATTTGAAGACGACGATACCGATGCACTCGCTGCACGCGTGCAGACTCAAGAACACAAGATCTACCCAATGGTAACTAAGTGGTTAGCGGATGAAAGGCTAACGATGAGAGATGGTAAAGCGTATCTTGATGGTTTCGAGCTTGGTGAACACGGCTACGCCGACGAATAG